In Pontibacillus yanchengensis, the following proteins share a genomic window:
- the purQ gene encoding phosphoribosylformylglycinamidine synthase subunit PurQ, giving the protein MKFAVIVFPGSNCDRDMLYAITDALQEEAHFVWHSESDLSSYDAILLPGGFSYGDYLRSGAMSSTSPIMRAVKEEAGKGKPVLGVCNGFQILLEAGLLPGAMLANENLSFICRNIPVRVEQNDTLFTNAFDQKEDIILPIAHGDGNYYCDDATYQSLVEHDQIVFTYPSNPNGSVHDIAGICNEQGNVLGMMPHPERAVEALLGSTDGLKIFQSILTNWREAHVLNT; this is encoded by the coding sequence GTGAAATTCGCTGTCATCGTTTTTCCAGGGTCCAATTGTGACCGTGATATGTTGTACGCAATTACGGATGCGTTGCAGGAAGAAGCTCATTTCGTATGGCATTCCGAATCCGATTTGTCTTCCTATGATGCCATTCTACTTCCAGGTGGTTTCTCTTATGGAGATTATCTACGGTCCGGTGCTATGAGCTCTACCTCTCCTATCATGAGAGCTGTAAAGGAGGAAGCGGGAAAAGGAAAACCAGTACTAGGTGTTTGCAATGGGTTTCAAATCCTATTAGAAGCTGGGTTGTTACCAGGTGCGATGCTTGCAAATGAGAACCTCTCGTTTATCTGTCGAAACATCCCGGTCCGTGTGGAACAGAATGACACGCTATTTACGAATGCGTTCGATCAGAAGGAAGATATTATTCTACCGATTGCTCATGGAGATGGCAATTACTACTGCGATGATGCTACCTATCAATCGCTTGTGGAGCATGATCAAATCGTCTTTACGTACCCATCCAATCCGAATGGTTCGGTCCATGATATAGCAGGGATTTGTAATGAACAAGGAAATGTCCTTGGGATGATGCCACACCCGGAACGAGCGGTAGAAGCATTACTAGGTTCTACAGATGGACTGAAAATCTTTCAATCTATTTTGACCAATTGGAGGGAAGCACATGTACTCA
- the purS gene encoding phosphoribosylformylglycinamidine synthase subunit PurS, whose product MYKVKVYVTLKEGVLDPQGKAIQQSLRSLSYQEVEEVRVGKYIELFVEQHEQLEERINKMCDELLANPVIEEYQYEIEEAVR is encoded by the coding sequence ATGTATAAAGTGAAGGTATATGTAACGTTAAAAGAAGGGGTATTAGACCCACAAGGGAAGGCGATTCAACAGTCTCTTAGATCTTTATCCTATCAAGAAGTAGAAGAAGTACGGGTTGGGAAATATATTGAGTTATTTGTCGAACAGCATGAACAGCTAGAGGAGCGGATCAACAAAATGTGTGATGAACTGTTAGCTAATCCAGTCATTGAAGAGTATCAATACGAAATCGAGGAGGCTGTTCGCTAG
- the purC gene encoding phosphoribosylaminoimidazolesuccinocarboxamide synthase gives MKSALLYEGKAKKVYSVLGEEFQLILEYKDDATAFNGEKHKIFRGKGRLNNLISSHIFQYLHEKGIASHFIQALSDTEQLVYQTRIIPIEVVVRNIATGSLTKRLGITEGEVFQEPLVELYYKEDALNDPLMNDDHAKHITGISEGELEFIKEQARNINNHLQAMYDKIGVKLVDFKLEFGRLHDGSIVLSDEISPDTCRLWEEETDRKMDKDVFRNDIEDLVEIYDTIWKRMEENVHV, from the coding sequence ATGAAGAGTGCGTTGTTATACGAAGGGAAAGCAAAGAAGGTTTATTCGGTTTTAGGGGAAGAATTTCAGCTGATTCTGGAGTATAAAGATGATGCGACAGCCTTTAATGGAGAGAAGCATAAGATTTTTCGAGGCAAGGGTCGATTAAACAATCTGATATCCTCTCATATTTTTCAATATCTACATGAAAAAGGGATAGCTTCTCATTTTATTCAAGCCTTATCGGATACAGAGCAGCTCGTCTATCAAACTCGTATTATCCCAATTGAAGTAGTGGTTCGAAACATAGCTACAGGTAGCCTGACAAAACGCCTGGGTATCACAGAAGGAGAGGTTTTCCAGGAGCCTCTTGTGGAGCTTTATTACAAAGAGGATGCCCTCAATGATCCTCTAATGAATGATGATCATGCCAAACATATAACTGGAATCAGCGAGGGAGAACTGGAGTTTATCAAGGAACAAGCTAGAAACATCAACAACCATTTACAAGCGATGTACGACAAAATAGGTGTGAAGCTAGTAGATTTCAAGCTAGAATTTGGACGTTTACATGATGGCAGTATTGTGTTGTCAGATGAAATCTCTCCTGATACGTGCAGGTTATGGGAGGAAGAGACTGATCGCAAGATGGATAAGGATGTTTTCCGAAATGATATCGAAGATTTAGTTGAAATCTATGACACGATCTGGAAACGAATGGAGGAGAATGTACATGTATAA
- the purK gene encoding 5-(carboxyamino)imidazole ribonucleotide synthase: MSHSLFPGKTIGILGGGQLGKMMAMEAKQMGYRIAVLDPSPNAPCAQVADEHIQAALDDVEAAIRLTDIADVITYEFENVDLELANELEKRAKLPQGSYALKVTQDRGNEKLLLTEAGVAVAPYRLVETVPELHEAVTQLGYPCVIKTTRGGYDGKGQQKLESVEDLQEAEDILRNNPPCVVEAWLPFDMEISVVMTRGIDGDLTMFPVPENIHEDHILRQSIAPARVSAPIIDQAKEAAQSIADRLQFLGTFAFEMFVVGDEVYVNEMAPRPHNSGHYTIEACNVSQFGQHVRAICGLPLLDVQAPYAAVMTNILGHEIEPYLEDGTAFKGKHVHLYGKDGVKPKRKLGHTTVVGTDVDALLQLVQHTSNRGG; the protein is encoded by the coding sequence ATGAGTCATAGTCTTTTTCCAGGGAAAACGATTGGGATCTTAGGTGGTGGTCAGCTAGGAAAAATGATGGCGATGGAAGCCAAGCAAATGGGCTATCGCATTGCTGTATTGGACCCATCTCCTAATGCTCCATGCGCACAAGTGGCAGATGAGCATATCCAAGCTGCGTTAGATGATGTGGAAGCGGCTATTCGCTTAACGGATATTGCGGACGTCATTACCTATGAATTTGAAAATGTAGATTTAGAGCTTGCCAATGAACTAGAAAAACGCGCTAAACTCCCGCAAGGATCATATGCATTAAAGGTTACGCAGGACCGTGGTAATGAAAAGCTCTTGTTAACAGAAGCGGGTGTTGCTGTGGCTCCATATCGTTTAGTAGAAACTGTACCTGAATTGCATGAAGCTGTTACACAACTTGGATATCCATGCGTTATCAAAACAACGCGAGGTGGGTATGACGGAAAAGGCCAGCAGAAGCTTGAATCAGTGGAGGATCTTCAGGAAGCGGAAGACATTCTCCGTAACAATCCACCTTGCGTAGTAGAAGCTTGGCTTCCATTTGATATGGAGATTTCCGTAGTCATGACAAGAGGCATCGATGGAGACCTTACGATGTTTCCGGTCCCGGAAAACATCCATGAAGATCACATCCTGCGTCAAAGCATTGCGCCTGCACGAGTGAGTGCACCTATCATTGATCAAGCCAAGGAAGCAGCACAGTCTATTGCAGATCGATTGCAATTTTTAGGCACGTTTGCTTTTGAGATGTTTGTTGTAGGGGATGAGGTGTATGTAAATGAAATGGCCCCTAGACCTCATAACTCAGGTCATTACACGATAGAAGCTTGTAATGTTTCTCAATTTGGTCAGCATGTTCGAGCCATTTGTGGATTACCACTTCTAGATGTTCAAGCCCCTTATGCAGCGGTGATGACGAACATCCTGGGTCATGAAATCGAACCTTACTTGGAAGACGGTACAGCTTTTAAAGGAAAGCATGTTCATTTATATGGTAAAGATGGTGTGAAGCCAAAAAGAAAGCTAGGTCATACGACCGTGGTAGGAACGGATGTAGATGCATTGCTGCAACTTGTTCAGCACACTAGTAATAGAGGAGGGTAA
- the purE gene encoding 5-(carboxyamino)imidazole ribonucleotide mutase gives MAMVGVVMGSLSDWETMKSTCDMLDHFGIEYEKEILSAHRTPDDMFQFAESAREKGLKVIIAGAGGAAHLPGMLASKTTLPVIGVPVSSKLDGYDSLLSIVQMPGGVPVATVAIGASGAKNAGILAAEMIGAFDNEIAEKLAVYKQELKNHVEGMRGQLHES, from the coding sequence ATGGCAATGGTTGGAGTAGTGATGGGAAGCTTGTCAGATTGGGAAACAATGAAGTCTACATGTGACATGTTGGATCACTTTGGAATCGAGTATGAAAAAGAGATTCTATCTGCTCATCGAACCCCAGACGATATGTTTCAATTCGCAGAATCTGCACGGGAAAAAGGTTTGAAGGTTATTATCGCTGGTGCAGGCGGAGCGGCTCACTTACCGGGGATGCTCGCATCGAAAACAACGTTACCAGTGATTGGCGTGCCAGTTTCCTCTAAGTTAGATGGATATGATTCGCTATTATCCATTGTACAAATGCCTGGAGGAGTTCCAGTAGCTACGGTAGCAATCGGGGCTTCTGGTGCTAAGAATGCAGGGATTTTAGCTGCTGAGATGATAGGGGCATTTGATAATGAAATTGCTGAAAAATTAGCAGTCTATAAACAAGAATTGAAGAATCATGTTGAAGGGATGAGGGGGCAATTACATGAGTCATAG
- a CDS encoding glycine betaine uptake BCCT transporter, with protein MNKVTSVFWISIALAAIFVLWGVVAPENLATYSGNLQGFLTEKFGWFYLLTIAIFVIFSIYLIFSPYGKMKLGQPDEKPEYNKITWFAMLFSAGMGIGLVFWGSAEPLAHFATPPTGDPETKEAAKEAMRYAFFHWGIHVWAIYTVIALAIAYFKFRRQAPGVISATFQPLLGDKINGGFGKTIDVIAVFATIFGVATSLGLGAQQISGGISFISPIENNFTTQFVIIIAVTILFMLSAWSGIGKGIKYLSNANIVLAGTLIILTLILGPTVFIMNMFSSTFGSYIQNLPMMTFQMAPLSSDHNDWIQNWTVFYWAWFTAWSPFVGTFIARVSKGRTIREFVLGVLIIPSLFSAFWFAVFGGTSLKQELSGQNTGLTDLAPEQALFGTLGGLPMGIIITVVAILLISTFFITSADSATFVLGMQTTNGSLNPPNVVKLSWGIIQASIAAVLLQSGGLGALQTSAIVSAFPFSIILLFMIWSLIKALQEDGKHLKKQQSSSSSQDYSA; from the coding sequence ATGAATAAGGTTACATCAGTATTCTGGATATCAATTGCTCTAGCCGCCATATTTGTGTTATGGGGTGTTGTTGCTCCAGAAAATTTAGCAACATACTCGGGGAATTTACAAGGGTTTCTTACTGAGAAATTCGGATGGTTCTATCTACTAACGATTGCCATCTTTGTTATCTTTTCCATCTATTTAATCTTCAGTCCATATGGAAAAATGAAATTGGGCCAACCAGACGAAAAGCCTGAATATAATAAGATTACATGGTTCGCTATGCTATTTAGTGCAGGTATGGGAATTGGACTTGTATTCTGGGGTTCTGCTGAACCACTTGCTCACTTCGCTACGCCTCCAACAGGAGATCCGGAGACAAAGGAAGCAGCAAAGGAAGCAATGCGTTATGCTTTCTTCCACTGGGGTATTCACGTTTGGGCGATTTACACCGTCATTGCCCTTGCCATTGCCTACTTCAAATTCCGCCGACAAGCACCAGGTGTTATTAGTGCAACATTCCAACCACTACTTGGTGATAAAATTAATGGTGGATTTGGTAAAACAATCGATGTTATTGCGGTATTTGCTACCATCTTTGGTGTTGCAACGTCATTAGGACTTGGCGCGCAACAAATCAGTGGTGGAATAAGTTTCATTAGTCCAATTGAAAACAACTTTACGACACAATTTGTCATCATTATTGCCGTTACGATTCTATTCATGCTTTCAGCATGGAGTGGAATAGGTAAAGGTATTAAATACTTGAGTAATGCCAACATTGTGCTGGCTGGTACTCTTATCATTCTTACGTTAATCCTAGGACCAACTGTCTTTATCATGAACATGTTCTCAAGTACGTTTGGTTCTTATATACAAAATCTCCCAATGATGACCTTCCAAATGGCACCATTAAGTTCGGACCATAACGACTGGATTCAAAATTGGACCGTATTCTACTGGGCTTGGTTTACTGCATGGTCACCATTCGTTGGTACATTCATTGCACGTGTTTCGAAAGGACGTACCATCCGTGAGTTCGTACTAGGCGTTCTTATTATACCAAGCTTATTCAGTGCATTCTGGTTTGCTGTATTCGGCGGTACAAGCTTAAAGCAAGAGCTATCCGGGCAAAACACAGGACTGACTGATCTTGCACCTGAACAGGCCCTCTTCGGAACATTAGGAGGACTACCAATGGGCATTATCATTACCGTTGTTGCAATCCTTCTTATCAGCACATTCTTCATCACATCGGCTGACTCTGCAACATTCGTTCTAGGAATGCAAACAACAAACGGCAGCCTTAACCCACCAAACGTGGTGAAGCTAAGCTGGGGAATTATTCAAGCTTCTATTGCGGCAGTGCTATTGCAATCAGGAGGTTTAGGGGCTCTACAAACCTCTGCTATCGTATCCGCCTTCCCGTTCTCGATCATACTCCTCTTCATGATTTGGTCACTGATCAAGGCATTGCAAGAGGATGGCAAGCATTTGAAAAAGCAACAATCGAGCTCAAGCAGTCAAGATTACTCAGCATAA
- a CDS encoding S8 family peptidase — protein MKAFLALFLVLQSLIAFIILYDFDTEDTIVAILDSGIYKSHPLFEDRILKGYDLVNWDFAPDDELGHGTQVAGIIMDLNSDSNIKLLPIKKLGYPANTPLSILLAIVSGADVVNMSFHQPYNPITEQLLRFGTHKGVLFIASSGNEGKDMLTYPAKYDTVIPVAATDYGNSVLSGNYGEGVTYISPGIDVLSAGLGGNFTTVSGTSMASAYATGVFAYVKDLHPEATNEELIQYVNQYARSIVYTKSDKQIELKTLDIQKFKAIASEQSYLWMSALEWKQHNASTPSIKIDSFNVEKVYIHDNGSFYKTYPGDTDSVMLPAKDGEHEVRIHFHNGERWQDHHLSYEIDTTSPIIETNNQIHASTTNLHIRVTDPNLGYVLINGEKPSYLTGASFSTGNTRDFSLFSNTKPVVIEAYDTFGNSRIEVFYSPEMTTPHKQQ, from the coding sequence ATGAAAGCCTTTCTAGCACTATTCTTGGTTCTACAGAGTTTAATTGCTTTTATCATCCTTTATGACTTCGATACAGAAGATACTATTGTAGCGATACTAGATTCAGGCATCTATAAATCCCATCCGTTATTTGAAGATCGAATACTTAAGGGATATGATTTAGTCAATTGGGATTTTGCTCCTGACGATGAACTTGGTCATGGCACTCAGGTGGCAGGGATTATTATGGATTTAAACTCGGACTCCAATATAAAGTTACTGCCCATTAAAAAACTTGGCTATCCCGCTAATACTCCGCTATCGATTTTATTAGCTATTGTGAGCGGGGCTGATGTAGTCAATATGAGTTTCCATCAACCTTATAACCCCATTACGGAACAACTTCTTCGTTTTGGAACGCACAAAGGTGTATTGTTCATTGCATCTTCAGGTAATGAAGGGAAAGATATGCTAACCTACCCTGCTAAATATGATACCGTTATCCCAGTAGCAGCTACAGATTATGGAAATTCGGTCTTATCCGGAAATTATGGTGAGGGTGTCACTTATATTTCACCAGGTATTGATGTTTTAAGTGCTGGGTTAGGAGGAAACTTTACAACCGTAAGTGGAACGAGCATGGCAAGCGCCTATGCAACGGGCGTATTTGCTTACGTGAAAGACCTGCACCCTGAAGCAACAAACGAAGAACTTATTCAATATGTAAATCAATACGCACGGTCCATCGTCTATACGAAAAGCGATAAGCAAATTGAACTGAAAACATTAGATATACAAAAATTCAAAGCTATCGCGAGCGAACAGAGCTATTTATGGATGTCGGCCCTGGAATGGAAGCAACATAATGCCTCAACCCCAAGTATAAAAATAGATTCCTTCAACGTTGAAAAAGTATATATCCATGACAATGGAAGCTTTTACAAAACGTATCCAGGTGATACGGATTCTGTGATGCTACCCGCTAAAGATGGGGAACATGAAGTTCGTATCCATTTTCATAATGGGGAGCGATGGCAGGACCATCATTTATCCTATGAGATTGATACGACTTCCCCTATCATAGAAACCAATAATCAAATACATGCAAGTACCACTAACCTTCACATCCGTGTTACGGACCCGAACCTCGGTTATGTGCTCATAAATGGAGAAAAGCCTAGCTATTTAACTGGAGCATCTTTTTCTACTGGAAACACGAGAGATTTTTCTCTATTCTCCAATACGAAGCCAGTCGTAATCGAAGCATACGACACGTTTGGAAATAGTAGAATTGAAGTCTTCTACTCTCCTGAAATGACAACTCCTCACAAACAGCAATAA
- the purB gene encoding adenylosuccinate lyase, whose protein sequence is MIERYTRPEMGAIWTEENKYQAWLEVEILACEAWSELGYIPKEDVEKIRENASFDMNRIHEIEEETRHDVVAFTRAVSETLGEERKWVHYGLTSTDVVDTALSYLLKQTNEHIRKGLHAFIDVLAEKAKEHKFTVMMGRTHGVHAEPTTFGLKLALWYEEMKRNLERFEMAAHQIEFGKLSGAVGTYANIDPFVEDYVCNKLGLTPAPVSTQTLQRDRHAHYVSTLSLIATSIEKFAVEIRGLQKTETREVEEFFAKGQKGSSAMPHKRNPIGSENMTGMARVIRGHMVTAYENVALWHERDISHSSAERVILPDATIALDYMLHRFSKIVDNLTVYEGNMRQNMDKTYGLIFSQRVLLTLIDEGMTREEAYDLVQPKAMEAWEQGISFRTLVEQDETIQQTLSEEQIESSFDHTHHLQNVERVFERIGLA, encoded by the coding sequence ATGATAGAACGTTATACGAGACCCGAAATGGGAGCTATCTGGACTGAGGAAAATAAGTATCAAGCATGGCTAGAGGTCGAGATTCTCGCATGTGAAGCATGGAGTGAGCTTGGGTACATACCAAAAGAAGATGTAGAAAAGATCCGGGAGAACGCATCCTTTGATATGAATCGAATCCATGAAATCGAAGAAGAAACACGACATGATGTTGTAGCATTTACAAGAGCAGTTTCGGAGACACTTGGTGAAGAGCGTAAATGGGTGCATTATGGATTGACCTCAACAGATGTCGTCGATACGGCTCTTTCGTATCTTTTGAAGCAGACGAATGAGCATATTCGTAAAGGATTACATGCGTTCATTGATGTGTTGGCTGAAAAGGCAAAAGAACATAAATTCACTGTTATGATGGGGCGTACACATGGTGTTCACGCGGAGCCGACCACCTTTGGCCTGAAGCTTGCTCTTTGGTATGAAGAGATGAAGCGGAATTTAGAACGATTTGAAATGGCTGCTCACCAAATTGAGTTTGGTAAGCTGTCTGGTGCAGTGGGGACATATGCAAATATCGATCCATTTGTAGAGGATTACGTTTGTAACAAGCTAGGGTTAACACCAGCTCCAGTATCTACGCAAACATTACAGCGTGATCGACATGCTCACTATGTATCTACACTTTCCTTAATTGCCACTTCCATTGAGAAGTTTGCAGTTGAAATTCGTGGGTTACAAAAAACCGAAACGAGAGAAGTTGAGGAGTTCTTTGCGAAAGGGCAAAAGGGGTCTTCCGCTATGCCGCATAAACGAAATCCAATCGGGTCAGAGAATATGACAGGCATGGCGCGTGTTATTCGCGGACATATGGTGACGGCGTACGAAAATGTAGCATTATGGCATGAGCGCGATATTTCTCATTCATCTGCTGAGCGTGTGATTTTACCTGACGCTACCATTGCCCTTGATTATATGCTTCACCGCTTCAGTAAAATCGTCGACAACTTAACGGTGTACGAAGGAAACATGCGGCAGAACATGGACAAGACATACGGGTTGATTTTCTCTCAGCGTGTCCTGTTAACCTTAATTGATGAAGGGATGACAAGAGAAGAAGCGTATGATTTAGTCCAGCCAAAAGCAATGGAGGCATGGGAACAAGGCATTTCCTTTAGAACATTAGTAGAACAAGATGAAACAATCCAACAAACGCTCAGTGAAGAGCAAATAGAATCTAGTTTTGACCATACCCATCATCTACAAAATGTAGAACGCGTATTTGAACGTATTGGGTTGGCGTAA
- a CDS encoding NETI motif-containing protein — protein sequence MPKNNKNNKNNKKRFTVEEDQSIEEVLDQMKQEGYQPVRRVEEPVFKETEENGEKKVEPVGRKIVFDAVKSE from the coding sequence ATGCCGAAGAACAACAAGAACAACAAGAACAATAAGAAGCGATTCACAGTAGAAGAGGATCAATCCATTGAAGAAGTACTTGATCAAATGAAGCAAGAAGGGTACCAACCTGTTAGGCGTGTGGAAGAACCAGTTTTCAAGGAAACAGAAGAAAATGGCGAGAAAAAGGTGGAACCTGTAGGAAGAAAAATCGTATTCGATGCGGTTAAAAGCGAATAA
- a CDS encoding DUF2179 domain-containing protein: MVLIILVVNIVYVSFLTIRTIFTLKGQRYWAAFISVFEITVYILGLGLVLENLDQVQNVVAYALGFGLGVIVGMKIEEKLALGYITVNVISSNPDIEFTKMLRDKGYGVTSWFAYGMEGDRLNMQILTPRKYELNLYETIKTIDEKAFIVAYEPKQIRGGFWVKQVRKGRIKKDAEEQQEQQEQ; the protein is encoded by the coding sequence ATGGTACTTATTATCTTAGTGGTTAACATCGTGTACGTATCGTTTTTAACGATTCGGACGATTTTTACCTTGAAGGGTCAGAGATATTGGGCTGCTTTTATTAGTGTTTTTGAGATTACGGTGTATATCCTTGGGCTAGGATTAGTATTGGAGAACCTTGATCAAGTCCAGAACGTAGTTGCGTATGCATTAGGATTTGGCCTAGGTGTTATTGTAGGTATGAAAATAGAAGAGAAATTGGCGTTAGGTTACATAACGGTTAATGTAATCTCATCCAATCCAGATATCGAATTTACAAAGATGCTACGAGATAAAGGGTATGGGGTAACAAGTTGGTTTGCGTATGGTATGGAAGGCGACCGTTTGAACATGCAAATTCTAACCCCTAGAAAATATGAATTGAATCTGTATGAAACCATTAAAACAATTGATGAGAAAGCATTTATTGTTGCGTATGAGCCGAAGCAAATTCGCGGCGGTTTCTGGGTGAAACAAGTTCGGAAAGGACGTATTAAGAAGGATGCCGAAGAACAACAAGAACAACAAGAACAATAA
- a CDS encoding Hsp20/alpha crystallin family protein: protein MDPFQNMQDWRKNLDQFFGNDFWGEFEGILKPQLPQVNVYKSENEILCYVNVPGLDDIEKVDVYVDYTTLELTGVISLQSPHQQLVQEEILQGSFERKIELPYPVRGDKINATYRNGLLIIQLHRLIQQETNKQRIHIRNLEE, encoded by the coding sequence ATGGATCCGTTTCAAAATATGCAGGATTGGCGTAAAAATTTGGATCAATTTTTTGGGAATGACTTCTGGGGTGAATTTGAAGGCATCCTAAAACCACAATTACCACAAGTCAATGTGTACAAATCTGAAAACGAAATTCTTTGTTATGTGAATGTTCCAGGTTTAGACGACATTGAAAAAGTTGACGTGTATGTCGACTACACCACCCTTGAACTAACTGGCGTCATTTCCTTACAGTCTCCGCACCAACAATTAGTGCAAGAGGAAATTCTTCAAGGATCTTTTGAACGAAAAATCGAACTACCTTATCCCGTACGCGGAGATAAAATCAACGCCACATATCGCAATGGATTACTCATTATTCAGCTTCATCGCTTAATTCAACAAGAAACAAACAAACAGCGTATCCATATCCGTAATTTGGAGGAATAG
- a CDS encoding CPBP family intramembrane glutamic endopeptidase — protein MKNSIYFLAPAFMIFVGLQIFSNVVLTFILFYGWLLAIPLVQRRAEGSFLGWKWSPFYLGIGIGTGLLFFVFIFGGMYWLHPYFIDMEKLNLLLEEWGFSGRGVMGLILVLLVINPILEEMYWRGFMHERLNRICHEWQTILFTSFFYTLYHFLSVLPMFEYPLNIMAVLPVFIAGVLWGYIREWTGSIVGTVVSHILGDFGIMCVYWFIVR, from the coding sequence ATGAAGAATAGTATTTATTTTCTTGCGCCTGCCTTCATGATCTTTGTGGGTCTGCAAATATTTAGTAATGTTGTTCTTACATTTATTCTGTTTTATGGCTGGTTACTAGCTATACCTCTCGTTCAACGAAGAGCGGAAGGCTCTTTTCTAGGATGGAAATGGTCCCCTTTTTATTTAGGCATTGGAATTGGAACGGGACTGCTGTTTTTTGTGTTCATTTTTGGTGGTATGTATTGGCTCCATCCTTATTTTATTGATATGGAAAAGCTGAATCTCCTCTTAGAGGAATGGGGATTTTCAGGTAGAGGGGTAATGGGATTAATTCTTGTCTTGCTAGTGATTAATCCTATCTTGGAGGAGATGTACTGGAGAGGATTTATGCATGAACGGTTGAACCGAATATGTCATGAATGGCAAACAATCCTGTTCACATCGTTTTTCTACACGCTTTACCATTTTCTTTCGGTCCTACCTATGTTTGAATATCCTTTAAATATTATGGCTGTCTTACCGGTGTTTATAGCGGGTGTGCTGTGGGGGTATATTCGCGAATGGACTGGGTCGATCGTGGGAACCGTAGTTAGTCACATCCTTGGTGATTTTGGGATTATGTGTGTGTATTGGTTCATTGTTAGATGA
- a CDS encoding DMT family transporter, giving the protein MNHKTASISIAVGATLWGIIGLFVTYLYEMGFTPLQVVAMRVLSSLVFLLVYVLKKDRRLLHIHPSDSKLFVGTGVISIVFFNWCLFSAMGETSMSVAFILLYTAPAFVTIFSRLLFKEWLTNRKLIALVMTVVGCAFVIGLLPNAIEPISVYGFLLGIGSGIFYALYSIFGKFALQKYDSLTVTFYTFLFATIAVLPFSGIWSELSLLRNAEVWLYIVGLGLLSTTLPFLLYTKGLSTVESSRASIIATIEPVVASLVGLLVFQERLTLWQYGGIVMVLAAVMIVQETKRNKAEVSRLDTQLQHERG; this is encoded by the coding sequence ATGAATCATAAAACGGCGTCCATATCCATTGCAGTAGGAGCTACATTGTGGGGCATTATCGGTTTATTTGTAACATATCTGTATGAAATGGGATTTACTCCTCTCCAAGTGGTTGCGATGCGTGTTCTCTCCTCACTTGTGTTTTTACTTGTATATGTTTTAAAAAAAGATCGTCGGTTGCTCCATATCCATCCCTCTGATAGCAAACTGTTTGTCGGAACAGGTGTAATCAGTATCGTTTTCTTTAATTGGTGCTTATTTAGCGCCATGGGAGAAACGTCGATGTCGGTCGCATTTATCCTGTTGTACACTGCTCCAGCGTTTGTGACTATTTTTTCGAGGTTGTTGTTTAAAGAGTGGTTAACGAATCGAAAGCTTATTGCTTTGGTGATGACGGTGGTGGGATGTGCGTTTGTTATTGGATTATTACCAAATGCCATTGAACCGATTTCCGTTTATGGCTTTCTATTAGGGATTGGTTCAGGAATCTTCTATGCGCTTTATAGTATCTTCGGAAAATTTGCTCTACAAAAATATGATTCTCTAACTGTTACATTCTACACGTTCTTATTCGCGACTATAGCGGTGTTGCCTTTTAGTGGGATTTGGTCTGAGTTATCTTTACTTAGAAACGCTGAAGTTTGGCTATATATTGTAGGACTGGGATTACTATCAACTACTTTGCCGTTTCTTCTTTATACAAAAGGGCTCAGCACCGTGGAATCAAGCCGAGCATCCATTATTGCAACGATTGAACCAGTTGTAGCATCACTAGTAGGATTATTGGTTTTCCAAGAAAGACTAACTTTATGGCAATATGGTGGAATCGTCATGGTTTTAGCTGCTGTTATGATTGTCCAAGAAACGAAACGTAATAAAGCTGAGGTTTCACGTCTCGATACACAACTTCAACATGAAAGAGGTTAA